The proteins below are encoded in one region of Tachypleus tridentatus isolate NWPU-2018 chromosome 4, ASM421037v1, whole genome shotgun sequence:
- the Faa gene encoding fumarylacetoacetate hydrolase has product MKSFISVTPDCHFPIQNLPYGVFSTSNDPRHRIGVAIGDQILDLSVVKHLFDGPLMRDKQHVFEASVLNPLMALGKVAWQEIRAKITELLSLSVPTLRDDLALRKHAFVSQNDATMHLPATVGDYTDFYSSIDHATNVGIMFRGKENALMPNWKYLPVGYHGRASSVVVSGTPIRRPNGQTRPNDLEPPIFGPSKLLDIELEMAFFTGPSTKLGVPIPINQAQDYIFGMVLMNDWSARDIQKWEYVPLGPFLGKNFGTSISPWVVSMEALKPFCCVNVNQDPKPLPYLQHSDPYNFDISLQVAIKPEDSETQTVICQSNFMYLYWTMKQQLAHHTITGCNINSGDLLGSGTISGPIPGSYGSLLELTWRGTKPLTLEDGSTRKFLKDGDEVIITGYSQGDGYRVGFGSCTGKILPALQLQYQLKGASKL; this is encoded by the exons atgaaaTCGTTTATCAGCGTTACTCCAGACTGCCATTTTCCTATCCAGAATTTACCATATGGAGTATTTTCAACTTCAAATGACCCACGCCATAGAATTGGAGTTGCTATTGGTGACCAGATTCTAGACTTGAGTGTTGTGAAACATCTTTTTGACGGGCCACTGATGCGTGATAAACAACATGTTTTTGAAGCTTCAGTCTTAAATCCTTTAATGGCACTGGGTAAAGTAGCGTGGCAAGAAATACGTGCTAAAATTACTGAATTATTGTCTTTAAGTGTTCCAACTTTACGAGATGACCTAGCTTTGCGTAAGCATGCATTTGTTTCTCAAAATGATGCCACGATGCATTTACCGGCAACAGTTGGTGATTATACTGACTTTTATTCATCTATTGATCATGCTACAAATGTTGGAATAATGTTCCGCGGAAAAGAAAATGCTTTAATGCCAAATTGGAAGTATCTCCCTGTTGGTTATCATGGAAGAGCATCGTCAGTTGTTGTATCTGGTACACCAATTCGAAGACCTAATGGACAAACACGACCAAATGATTTAGAACCCCCAATATTTGGTCCATCCAAGCTACTAGACATTGAACTTGAAATGGCCTTTTTTACTGGGCCATCGACTAAACTTGGTGTACCCATTCCAATAAATCAAGCCCAAGATTATATTTTTGGAATGGTATTGATGAATGACTGGAGTGCACGAGATATTCAGAAGTGGGAGTATGTACCTTTAGGTCCATTCTTAGGCAAAAATTTTGGAACATCAATCAGTCCATGGGTGGTTTCAATGGAAGCTCTTAAACCATTTTGTTGTGTCAATGTCAATCAAGATCCTAAACCTCTTCCTTATTTGCAGCATAGTGATCCATACAATTTTGATATCAGTTTGCAAGTAGCCATAAAGCCAGAGGACTCAGAAACACAAACTGTTATTTGTCAGTCTAActttatgtatttgtattggacCATGAAACAACAACTAGCACACCATACAATTACAGGTTGTAACATAAATTCTGGAGACCTTTTGGGTTCAGGAACCATTAGTGGACCAATTCCAGGCTCATATGGATCCTTACTAGAGTTGACGTGGAGAGGCACCAAACCTTTAACATTGGAAGATGGAAGTACTCGGAAGTTTCTCAAAGATGGGGATGAAGTTATCATTACTGGTTATTCTCAGGGAGATGGTTATCGTGTGGGATTTGGATCATGCACAGGAAAAATCCTTCCTGCTCTCCAGTT GCAGTATCAGCTGAAAGGGGCATCTAAACTGTGA